In Shinella sp. XGS7, a single genomic region encodes these proteins:
- a CDS encoding antitoxin Xre/MbcA/ParS toxin-binding domain-containing protein — protein sequence MMLALCPACRCVHQVASPLALTGLDDEHASDITHCRLCESSSGLFVPMKDAPPSPPNDIGYPAAVVPIFWGQCRDWWLVGPDQLVLLAKAGLRVRLMHHLADEMRVPAELVAKWVGLPVTEAKKPTPGKTLELDQGLRLLWMARLVGQAQEIVDRAGKSAGFNASAWIGSWLQTPHPALGGASPGDYLLRSDGPQTISDLLARAESGAYS from the coding sequence ATGATGCTCGCCCTCTGCCCAGCATGCAGGTGCGTCCACCAAGTCGCAAGCCCGCTCGCTCTTACCGGCCTGGACGACGAGCATGCGTCCGACATCACCCACTGTCGGCTGTGCGAGTCCTCCTCAGGCCTGTTTGTCCCAATGAAGGATGCACCACCCTCTCCACCCAACGACATCGGATACCCGGCTGCGGTCGTGCCGATCTTTTGGGGGCAGTGCCGCGATTGGTGGCTGGTCGGCCCAGACCAACTGGTGCTGCTGGCGAAAGCCGGCCTGCGTGTGCGACTGATGCACCACCTGGCTGATGAAATGCGCGTTCCGGCAGAGCTGGTTGCCAAGTGGGTCGGACTACCCGTAACGGAAGCCAAGAAGCCGACGCCGGGCAAGACGCTCGAACTGGACCAGGGGTTGCGCCTGTTGTGGATGGCTCGGCTGGTTGGTCAGGCCCAGGAGATAGTCGACCGCGCGGGGAAGTCCGCAGGCTTCAATGCGTCGGCATGGATCGGCTCTTGGCTGCAAACTCCCCATCCAGCGTTGGGCGGGGCGAGCCCAGGCGACTACCTGCTCCGGTCGGACGGGCCACAGACCATCAGTGACCTACTGGCGCGCGCGGAGAGCGGTGCGTACTCTTAG